From the Chloroflexus aurantiacus J-10-fl genome, one window contains:
- a CDS encoding DUF2298 domain-containing protein, with protein sequence MSELVGDVLIWWITVQVFTIVGWPAAVRLFGHLPGLAFALARPLGLLLSGFTAWLLAMLGLGRFELPLIIISLLLVGGSGWLWLWRGNHRRLPPIAVALRGEVIFLLTMLCIVWLRAHDPTPWGTERPMDFAFFNAIQRSGLFPPQDPWLAGYSINYYYFGYLLMSVPAMISGLPPATAYNLALALLAGMTAQGAAGLIETLLGLLKRPPPAFVRVGLGVLGALIILGAGNQSGALQVMLGDERVVALDDRQLLAAIAQSWRGESIIVLPYATNAQDFGLIESWRRADKWNDFNWWWPSRSLWDGYTIPGDPPQRERRYTITEFPFFSLRLGDMHPHVMALPFTTLAIGLALAVATLSGGAQRSDWFTRIGHGIILGSLYAINSWDLPTYLLLYWGSLALAYRQPTVAFPWRAWLREAVIIALLAFVLFLPFHLTFRAPVGGATPWLDLPLLNRLTSIIGIYLGERSGWHAFIIIFGLMALPIIAGSYLYRSTTVVDNTGVAISEMPRWVEWLPFILLCIGLLIGFPLLALAGLAVYTGWRALTTDEAGVRCGMLIAALGSSVLFGVEIIYIRDVFEGLSARMNTIFKFYYQVWLLWGVLAPVALWWVWALASGRQRLLAGLVSVCTVLLLIGASVYPWIVVRDIGRGPMIGLNGYTPREQTTAGAAAIAWLRQYAPAGSVVLEAVAVENEAAVAAGSEQPRCGGSYNWQGFGGVSAASGLPTVLGWVGHEMQWRGGDQQALAELGPRCIAVDTIYRSGDLNRIRPLIDQYSVDYIYVGSLERERYPASSLDVLAQIGTPVFAQDEVVIYRVTR encoded by the coding sequence ATGAGCGAACTGGTCGGCGATGTGCTGATCTGGTGGATCACCGTTCAGGTCTTTACCATTGTTGGCTGGCCGGCTGCGGTGCGGCTGTTTGGTCATCTACCCGGCCTGGCCTTTGCCCTGGCCCGTCCGCTCGGCCTGCTACTCAGTGGTTTTACCGCCTGGCTACTGGCGATGCTCGGATTGGGCCGGTTCGAGCTGCCATTGATCATCATCAGTCTGTTGCTGGTCGGGGGCAGTGGCTGGCTCTGGTTATGGCGGGGGAACCATCGGCGCTTACCACCGATAGCGGTGGCACTGCGTGGCGAAGTCATCTTTTTGCTCACCATGCTCTGTATCGTCTGGTTGCGGGCACACGATCCGACACCGTGGGGTACCGAGCGCCCGATGGACTTCGCCTTCTTCAATGCCATTCAGCGGAGCGGTCTCTTTCCACCGCAAGACCCATGGCTGGCCGGTTACAGCATCAACTACTACTACTTTGGCTATCTCTTGATGAGTGTGCCGGCGATGATCAGTGGCTTACCGCCGGCGACTGCCTACAATCTGGCGCTGGCCCTGCTGGCCGGAATGACGGCGCAAGGGGCTGCCGGTCTGATCGAGACGCTGTTGGGGCTGCTCAAGCGGCCTCCACCGGCCTTCGTGCGGGTCGGACTGGGTGTGCTGGGGGCGCTGATCATTCTGGGTGCCGGCAATCAATCGGGTGCGCTTCAGGTCATGCTGGGTGATGAACGGGTGGTGGCCCTCGATGATCGTCAGCTTCTGGCGGCGATAGCGCAATCCTGGCGCGGCGAGTCGATCATCGTTTTACCTTACGCGACAAACGCCCAGGACTTTGGCCTGATCGAAAGCTGGCGTCGGGCCGACAAGTGGAACGATTTCAACTGGTGGTGGCCGTCGCGTTCGCTGTGGGATGGCTACACCATCCCCGGTGATCCACCGCAGCGCGAACGGCGCTACACGATTACCGAGTTTCCGTTCTTCAGCCTGCGCCTGGGTGATATGCATCCGCACGTGATGGCATTGCCCTTCACCACGTTGGCAATCGGCTTGGCGCTGGCGGTTGCGACCCTGTCCGGCGGCGCACAACGTTCTGACTGGTTCACGCGCATCGGGCACGGCATCATCCTCGGCAGCCTCTACGCGATCAACAGTTGGGATTTGCCGACCTATCTCTTGCTCTACTGGGGAAGCCTGGCACTGGCTTACCGGCAACCGACTGTCGCCTTCCCCTGGCGTGCCTGGTTGCGCGAAGCAGTGATCATCGCCTTGCTGGCATTCGTGCTCTTTCTACCCTTTCACCTCACCTTTCGGGCACCGGTTGGCGGGGCAACGCCATGGCTTGATCTCCCACTGCTCAATCGCCTGACCAGCATCATCGGCATCTACCTGGGGGAGCGGAGTGGCTGGCACGCCTTTATCATCATTTTTGGTCTGATGGCGCTGCCGATCATCGCCGGTAGCTATCTCTACCGATCAACCACCGTAGTTGATAATACGGGCGTGGCGATCAGCGAGATGCCACGCTGGGTGGAATGGCTACCTTTCATCCTCCTTTGCATTGGCCTGCTGATCGGTTTTCCCCTGCTTGCTCTGGCCGGTCTGGCCGTGTACACCGGCTGGCGAGCGCTCACGACCGATGAAGCCGGTGTACGCTGTGGGATGCTGATCGCCGCGCTGGGTAGTTCAGTCCTGTTCGGCGTCGAGATCATCTACATTCGCGACGTATTCGAGGGTCTATCGGCGCGGATGAACACCATCTTCAAGTTCTACTACCAGGTCTGGCTGCTGTGGGGCGTTCTGGCGCCGGTTGCCCTCTGGTGGGTTTGGGCATTGGCGTCTGGCCGGCAACGTCTGCTGGCCGGATTGGTGAGTGTGTGCACCGTCCTGTTGCTGATCGGAGCCAGTGTGTACCCGTGGATTGTGGTGCGCGACATCGGGCGCGGGCCGATGATCGGCCTGAATGGTTACACGCCGCGTGAACAGACGACGGCGGGGGCAGCCGCGATTGCCTGGTTGCGCCAGTATGCTCCGGCGGGCAGTGTCGTGCTGGAGGCCGTGGCGGTAGAGAACGAGGCCGCCGTTGCTGCGGGTAGCGAACAGCCACGGTGTGGCGGCTCGTACAACTGGCAAGGCTTTGGTGGCGTGTCGGCAGCGAGTGGTCTGCCCACCGTGTTGGGATGGGTCGGTCACGAGATGCAATGGCGTGGTGGCGACCAACAGGCCCTGGCCGAGCTGGGGCCACGCTGCATTGCGGTTGACACCATCTACCGCAGTGGCGATCTCAACCGGATCAGGCCGCTGATCGATCAGTACAGCGTTGATTACATCTACGTTGGTAGCCTGGAACGTGAACGCTACCCGGCGAGCAGCCTGGATGTGCTGGCCCAGATCGGCACCCCCGTGTTTGCGCAGGACGAAGTCGTAATCTATCGGGTAACGCGCTGA
- a CDS encoding phytoene desaturase family protein, translated as MAATSDYDVIVVGGGHNGLTCAGYLARAGKRVLVLERRPIVGGAVCTEEVIPGYKIDVGSSAHIMIHLTPIVRDLELERHGLEYIDMDPYAFYPLPDGSGAIYFYRDVERTCQSIATVSPRDAEAYRRFLDFWTPLNEAVFDVFLNPPSVTRLFGKVASSIPRLPKAEQKVLEVTRRLFTSYAQLIEETFESEAMRAAMTWLAAQSGPPPDEIGAGDFFGWHAMLHYSGAKHPRGGSGMLTQAMARSLKAMGGEVILDAPVRRILVQNGRVQGVETADGQRYSAPIVVSNAHVLTTFLQLVGPEHLSADLVRRLNHIRIGNGFGMTVRCAAEELPDYIAARSYGRPHESHHGLQLLSPSMNYVRRAYEDYLRGEPSREPAVIAMTFSAIDPDVAPPGKHTVFLWSQYFPYQLSNGRHWDDIRESVADSILEVLYRYAPNMRGKIIDRFIQTPLDLERRIGLLRGNVMHVEMSFDQMFFFRPLPELAGYRTPIRGLYLTGASTHPGGGVFGASGYNTARVVLADTRARRWGPIVLGAGALAAGAVLAGRKLLRD; from the coding sequence ATGGCAGCAACGAGCGACTACGACGTGATTGTCGTAGGTGGTGGTCACAACGGCCTTACCTGTGCCGGTTATCTGGCCAGGGCCGGTAAGCGCGTACTGGTACTCGAACGACGCCCGATTGTCGGCGGAGCCGTCTGTACCGAAGAGGTCATCCCCGGCTACAAAATCGATGTTGGCTCATCGGCCCACATCATGATCCACCTTACCCCGATTGTCCGTGATCTCGAACTCGAACGTCATGGTCTCGAGTACATCGACATGGACCCGTATGCCTTCTATCCACTTCCCGACGGGAGTGGCGCCATCTACTTCTACCGCGATGTTGAACGCACGTGCCAGAGCATTGCCACGGTCAGCCCGCGCGATGCCGAAGCCTACCGGCGCTTCCTCGATTTCTGGACACCCCTGAACGAGGCGGTGTTTGATGTCTTCCTCAATCCGCCATCAGTTACCCGGCTGTTCGGCAAAGTGGCGTCGAGCATTCCCCGCTTGCCGAAAGCTGAACAGAAGGTGTTGGAAGTAACGCGCCGGCTCTTCACCAGCTATGCCCAACTGATCGAAGAGACCTTCGAGAGCGAGGCGATGCGGGCAGCGATGACCTGGCTGGCGGCGCAGAGCGGCCCACCACCGGACGAAATCGGTGCCGGCGACTTTTTCGGCTGGCACGCCATGTTGCACTACAGCGGCGCCAAACATCCCCGTGGCGGTTCGGGCATGCTGACCCAGGCCATGGCCCGCTCGCTCAAAGCCATGGGTGGTGAAGTCATCCTCGATGCCCCGGTGCGGCGCATCCTGGTGCAGAACGGGCGAGTGCAGGGCGTGGAAACGGCAGACGGTCAGCGCTATTCGGCCCCGATTGTTGTTTCCAACGCTCACGTGCTGACAACTTTCCTGCAACTGGTTGGCCCCGAGCACTTGAGTGCCGATCTGGTGCGACGCCTCAACCACATTCGGATCGGGAACGGCTTTGGCATGACCGTGCGCTGCGCCGCCGAAGAGCTGCCCGACTACATCGCCGCCCGCAGCTATGGCCGCCCACACGAGAGTCACCACGGCCTGCAACTGCTGAGTCCCAGCATGAACTACGTGCGGCGCGCCTACGAAGACTACCTGCGCGGCGAACCCAGCCGCGAACCGGCGGTGATTGCCATGACCTTTTCGGCCATCGATCCCGATGTGGCACCGCCCGGCAAGCACACCGTATTCCTCTGGTCGCAATACTTCCCGTACCAGCTCAGCAATGGCCGGCATTGGGACGACATCCGCGAGTCGGTTGCCGACTCGATCCTCGAAGTACTCTACCGGTACGCGCCAAACATGCGCGGCAAGATTATCGACCGCTTCATCCAAACCCCACTCGACCTTGAGCGGCGGATCGGCCTGCTGCGGGGCAACGTCATGCACGTCGAGATGAGCTTTGACCAGATGTTCTTCTTCCGCCCCCTGCCAGAACTGGCCGGCTACCGTACCCCGATTCGGGGGTTATACCTGACCGGCGCCAGCACCCATCCGGGTGGCGGCGTCTTCGGCGCTAGTGGCTACAACACTGCGCGAGT